The sequence TCTGCCGAAAATGGCGTAATCCTCTCACCTGAGCACTGCGGTCATGAATAGCCTCGGCTCGCCACGCAGAATAGGCCGGCAGATGTGCCCACGGCGAGCGCCAGTAAGACTGACCAAGGTCGAAGTACGCTCCAGCCCAGGTGGAAATAGCGTCGGTAACGACATCTGCCCAATTGACACTGGTCAGCGTAGAAGCTATATCAGCGATAGTAGGTAGCACTGGGCATATCGGTTCAGTGATATCACTCAATGCAAATGTCTTAAGCTCGGCAACACTTGCCGGCGCATGCGGTAATGAACCACTTTCCGCAATCGCCGCAGCCAGATCGGCATCAGTTATCCGTCCATCTCTGATAAGCTGTGCATAGAAGACACGTGGAGCTGTCATTCTTGCTCCCGCCCGGCGGATCAGAAGCTGGGCTGCGGTCATGAACGGCTTATCTGCTAGGCCAAGGTATGGGTTAACAGCCACAAAGTTGCGCAACGGCCACAAGGGTGCAATTCGTTGTTCAGCACGCTTAACAGCAGAGACGATTGTGTTGACGGTAACTCCATGCGTAGGTAGCGTTACAGCGGTCTGAGAACCGATCTGCATTTCAGTCACACTCATTGGTATTGCCTCCATAAGATATACAAACTAACGAGCCAGTCGCAACGTATCGAGCAGACGGTCAAACAGCGTGTTAGCGTAAAAGCCGTTCTTAAGATGCACGTAGAACGTACGCCAGGCAGGGCGATTCACCAATGCCGGCAAATAAGCACTCAAGACAACTACGATAGCAAACACTGCCACTGCTACCCATACCATAATGAGGACAGGCGGATTCAGTGTCGGATAAACGGCTACTGCTCGACCAAGCAGTGCTTCTGCCAGCACTTCTAGCACGAAGAAAGCAACCGTTACTAAGATGGCCATCGCGGTCGTGCGACTGATAACGTACAACGGCGCCCTGCCAGTGTTACCCTTCACTATCAGATAGGCAACGGCGATCATAAAGATCGTAACCATTGCCGTTTCAGCCGGTCGTTTCGTGAGGTCTATACCCATTGCAGTGGCAACGGCTAGAAAGATTGCCGTTGCTAACGCAATATTAGCCAGCAGTGCTAGAGGGTGAGGAACCTTGTCGAGCCGCTGTACACCGGTATTCCGAACATATTCGATAATACTCCCTGACGATAGAAAGGCGTGAGCTTTGTAGCAAGAATGGGCAATGAGATGCATAATGGCAACCGTATGGGCACCAAATCCGCATAGCATGAGCATGAAGGCCATGTGAGCAGCACTTGAGTAGGCCAACGACACCTTAACGCTGCTCTGCGTAATCATTGACGATGAGGCAAAAATAGCGGTGAAGCCACCAATGACGATCAGAAAGATCAACGCTGGTGTTGACAGAAACACTACCTCTCCAAAACGCACAACCAAGAAAATACCAGCGTTGAGTAGACCAGCATGGAGCAGAGCTGACACCGGCGTAGGCGTCTCCATCACTTCTAGCAACCAACCGTGAAATGGGAACATCGCCGATTTCAATGAAGCAGCAATGGCGATAAGGATAGCCGCTGTTGCAGCACCATTCAGAATATTCCCGCTTGCCAGTGCATTGATGGCTGCGTCGCGGATCGCACCAATATCGGTGGTGCCAAAATCCTGAGACAGCAGGATAGCAGCGACAATCAGACAGAGATCGCCGACACGGGCCACGATAAATTTTTTGCGTGCTGCACGGATTGCACGTGGACGTTCAGGATAAAACACGAGCAATTCATGGAGCGCGAGGCTGGTACCGATCCAGGCCAACACCAATTGCCAAAGGTTGCCGGCCAATATCATCAAGAGAACGGCGCTGATTGTCAGGTAAAGACGGAGAAAAAACACTTTCTGTCGTGGATCGCCATCAAGATAGTTGCGGCTAAACTGGATTAGTAAGGTACCCAGCAAGATCACCAGCCACGACAGCAAGACACTCAGCGCATCAAAACGTATCTGAAGACCGATCTCACCGCTACCAATGATCGGACTCACCATCGGCCCCGACGTAAGAACAACCATCCCAATACCGAGTAACAGCAGAAATGAGCCGATACCGATGAGCCGACCAAGCTGAAACGTCAGATCAACCGATCGCAGCAGGTTGACCGCTGCCAGGAGAGCCACTGTTATCAGCAACAGTGACGGGAGATACCCCAGGAGCGCAACATTCTGGACCAACGCCTCATTCATACCCTTGTTTCCTCCTTCACAATGAATTCGACGTTTCGATAGTACCATGCAAAAAGCAATCAGAAAAATATATGTATTTTCAATAATTGTTCTATTTGTTAGAACAAATTGGTCAAGACCGGTCCAATTATTCGGCTCGACGCGAGTTAGAGGATGACTAACACCGAACGAACAGCAGTACATAGCGATCAGAACATGACCAGGGCTTTTCAAAGTTTTCCTTCTCCTCGACAGTGGTGAGGTGAGGAGAGAGGGAAGTGGAAGAGGTGGGTTCCCCCCCCACCCCCTGCCGCTCCCGAACGAGACGAGGCAGGGGGTGGTTGGGGTGGGTGGACGCTCACACCAAATAGCGTGTTAAAGGGGAGATCACCAGGTTTCCCGCCGTATACCGCACGTGCGGGCCGGAGGCCCGCGCACCCAGGTAACAACGCGGGTCGGGTGTCATCGGTGTTACCCGGGTAACAGCGCGGGTCGGGTGTCATCGGTGTTACCCAGGTAACAGCGCGGGTCGGGTGTCATCGGTGTTACCTGGGTAACAACGCGGGTCGGGTGTCATCGGTGTTACATTGTCTGGTCACTATCGGTGACCCGAAGCTGAAAATCCCGAAAAGCCCTAATGATAGAGGTTTTTAATGTTTTCGGTTTTCAGTCATGTTCACCGTTGAACGTCGCTCCTACTGTCATCACGATGATCTCCGATGCGATGGCGCATGCTGGCAGCCTGCATCCAGCAGTGGCTGCGGTAGAGCTGTGCCCTCGCAAGAGTATGCGAGAAGGGCAGATTGGGAACCCGCCCCTACCAAGCGCGCACGCACATCATCGGCGTATGACCAGGGACCAAACCGGAGACCACCTCAACACGGAGCGCAGCGCATCTTTACCCACGCTGTGGACATTCCGCTCACTCCCCACGCCGTCCCTCTCTCATCACGTCTGCCAGGTTGGGTGAGAACGTTGAAAAGCCCTAAGAATGCCTGTGTAGATTGCACAAAGCTATCTCATCTGGCATACTTATGAACAACAGTGTGGAACAGCAAGTATTAGAACGGAAATGCACGAGAACAGGCGCATGTCTAGGAAGCCCTGTAAGCCTTCGTCATACGGGATGAATTATGTTGAATTATCACCATCTCCGCTACTTCTGGATTGTCGCCCACGAAGGTAACCTGACCCGTGCTGCACAGAAATACAACATTGCTCAATCAGCTCTCTCGATGCAGATCAGTGCGCTTGAAGAATTTCTAGGGCAACCACTATTCGAACGGGTCGGTCGGCGGCTCGTTTTAACTGAGGCCGGACACATCGCGCTCGACTTTGCCGATGCCATCTTTGCCAAAGGAGATGAACTCCTGGGAACGTTTGGCCGCCTGAGCGAATCGCACCAGAAAACGCTGCGCGTTGGTGCACTGGCAACGCTCTCACGCAACTTTCAAGTGGGCTTTCTGCGTCCGTTGTTTAACGATCCTGAAATCAAGATTATCGTTCGTTCGGGAACCCTGGACGAACTGCTAGGCAGTCTCAAGCTATACGATCTAGATGTTGTCCTGGCAACAGGGTTTCACATAAATGATCAAGCTACACCTTGGATCGTCCACGTCATTGATACACAACCGGTCGGCTTGATCGGACAACCGCATCCAGACCGTTACCATCAACCGTTGGAAGCATTGTTACGCAGTGAGCCATTAATAGTGCCCTCAAAGGAATCGACAATTCGAACGGGATTCGATGCGCTTGTCCATCGTCTGAACATCCAACCAAAGATCGTTGCCGAGATTGATGATATGGCGATGCTCCGTCTGGTAGTGCGCGAACATCACGGACTGGCGGTCATTCCACCGATTGTCGTGAAAGACGAGTTACAGAATGGTAGCCTGGTCGAATATGCCGAACTGCCAGACCTCGTTGAGACCTTCTGTGCAATCACGCTGGCACGTCGGTTTCCTAACCCTCTATTAGGCCTAGTATTACCGAAGCATGCTTCGTCAGAACCAGAAACCACTGACCGTTCCTTGCCAACATGAAGGACTATTTATGAAACACTGGCTTTTCTTACTCGTTGCCATTCTCACCGAAGTTATCGCTACCTCGGCGCTCAAAGCTAGCGCCGGCTTTAGTCGTGTTTTACCTTCACTAATTGTGGTAATTGGCTATGCTATCTCGTTCTACGCAATGTCACTGGCCCTCGAAGCCATTCCGGTAGGCATTGCCTACGCGGTTTGGTCGGGGATCGGTATCGTCCTGATCACGGTTACAGCATGGATACTCTACGGCCAACGTCTCGATCTATGGGCAATGATTGGCATTGGTTTTATCATTGTCGGGGTCATTATTTTGAATCTTTTGTCAAAAGTCGAAGTCCATTAATCATCAAAGATTCATTGATCTCGATAATAGTTAGAATGCTACAATAGCTTCACCGAATAACCGCTCAAAGGCCACGGGCATTATGGTAAAAGACACAATTCTCCAACAGGCGATTAAGCTGCTGGCTAAGAGTCGTATGTTTCCCACCAATCTTACGCCACGAACACAAGTTCAGACTCTGATCGAGCAGCTCCATCCGCTCGCCCCATCAACCCCGTTTACTCGCCTTGGCCCATTGGGTGATGGTGGGTATCTTGTACCTGACGATCTGGAAGGAATCACCGTCTGCTTCTCACCCGGCGTTGGTCAGATTGCCGATTTCGAGCAAGATTGCGCCCGTCGGGGGATGACCGTCTTCATGGCCGACGCCTCTGTCGAGGGGCCGCCCTACCCACATCCGGCCTTTCGGTTTAGCAAGCGCTTTATCGGTGCGTTCACGAATGGTCAATACATCACGCTGGCTGATTGGGTTAGTCAGTCGTTACCGGCACAGGAAACCGGTGATCTCTTGCTGCAAATGGACATTGAGGGCGCAGAGTATGAGGTGATTCTGGCAACACCAGTCGAGTTACTACACCGTTTTCGGATTATTGTGGCTGAATTTCATCATCTCGATCAATTGTGGAACAAATGGTTCTTTCTCTTTGCTAGTCATGCCATCGAGAAATTATTACAAACACATGCCTGTGTTCACATTCATCCAAACAACCGACGCGGCGCAGTCACTATTGGCAGTATTACTATTCCGCGCACAATGGAATTTACCTTTTTGCGACGTGATCGATTGAAAGAACACCGATTTCGGAGCGACTTTCCGCATCCACTCGATGCTGATAATACTGTGGGTCAAGCATTGCCATTACCAGAGTGTTGGTATCGTAGTTCAACATAATCCAAAAACAATATGAATATAAAAAGAGAGAATACCTGTCTATTCTTACGGCGATAGCTATCTGTGGTCATTCTCGCCCACCCTGGTTATCACCACACCGTAGAGGCAGGTTTGGAACCTAGCCCGCCTAGCGTGGTGATACCGCAGCGATGGAGTTTACCCGCGTACTACGGAATACGAGGATTGGCGGAGCGCACGATTGTTGTTCATATTCTTTCGGTGGCTGATTCACTCGTATGAACAAACGTTATCATATGAAGTACTAACAGCCAGTGGGTTTTTAGTTCCCGATCCATTCTAGCTCCCGTCTTCCGATCTCACTATTCCGCGCAGATCACTTCGTATTGTGACCGTTCACTGCTGTGCGGCGTAGCCGCGATGACGATCAGGACACCTCGCTCGTTAGGGTTGAGCGTTGCGGTAGCGGCGCCAGTGGCGTCTGGAACAAGTGCTTCCACCGTGATACGACCGTCGGAAGCTGTGCGAACCAGTCGTAATTCCCACAGTTGGGGCAAGTCGCCGTCTATCCGTACAAATCCAACGGCATCCCAATCTCCAGTACCAGATTCAACATCGTCACGAAACCCGATTTCAGGAATAGCGATATTATCGATCAGCATACCCGGTGCATGCACACCTTGATCGTTAACCGACCAGAAACGCAACAAAATTTCCTGACCGACAAAGGGGGTAAGATCCATCTGCTCGGTAACCCAAATACCACGCAGACCATCCTCCAGATCTGCGTCTGGGCGACCCGATACGCCGGTTAGCCCATGACCATAATTGACTCCCTGCGGATCGTAATCAGTTGTCCATTTACCAGGTAGTGTCTCCCAGGTCTGACCGTTGTCGGTTGAGACGGTCACGAAGGCGTAGTCATAATCGTCTTCAATCTCAAACCAAGTATCGAATATGAGAGTTGCCGAGCTTACGTTGCGCAGATCAAAGGCCTGTGTCAATGTAGCAATACTATCATCGCTGCGGTTGCTCCACCAGGCGTAGCGGCCACGTGGCATCTGACCCGCAATACGTACCGTCTGATCACCACGAAATGTGACCGTTCGCGTATTGGAGGGAAGGGCAAGATAATCGATCCCAAATTGAACGATGTCATCGCGATAGCGATTGCCAATCGGTGTTGGTCGGACTTTACGCGGAAGTAGATTGGATAGTTCGGCGCCGGTATCGTAGGTATATCGCCCATCACCGACCCGTGGATTATCGATCAGATTTGCAACCGCCCAATCGGCCACAATTTGGCGGAAGTGAACAATATCGGGTCGTATTTGAGCCGCTAACTCGACAAATGCTTCCAGATTATTACCGGCGTCGGCCCGGATAAGGGGACGCAACTGCTCCTTACCGGCATATTGGGCGTAGATATAGCGCATGAAGAGGTGAGCTGCACCGTAATGCCCACCTGACTGACCGGGTGCAAATCCCCAACCGGTCAACTGAATATCGGTGTTGCGCAGGTAGAGCGGAATAAAGCCCTCGCTCTGAAATCCGTTCAAATCTTCGGAGAGCTGTGACATTCCTTCATTGAGCCAAAGAGCACTGCCTGGTTGTTCATTCTGATGGATCATGTGTTGGAACTCATGGGCAAGCACATCGAGATAGGTATCACTCTCAAATGGCATCAGCTCAATGTTCATGAAGAACATCTCACGCTCATTGCTGTAGCGATTGACCTGGCGGGGGAGCGAGTCGCTCGATGAGTAATAGCCGAGAACCTGCCGACTCCGCTCGACCGCATTGAGAATGGTAATCCGGTTATCAGCATCAACACCAGGCTGAATCTCACTACCAAAAATCTCGCGGGTGCGCGGGTAGATCTCAGTTTCAAACGTGCGGGCAGCGCGCTCAAGTGCGGCCTGATTGTAAGGCACACCGGTCTCAACATACATCAGAACCACCGGCCCGACGTAGCGTAGTTCGGCGGTAATCTCGTATTGAGTGTCGGTACCGAAATCAGTAACAAAAAACGTGCGACGCTCACCAACCTGTACATCGAGTGGTTCAGTCCGGGCCACATTTGGGCACTCAGTGGGTGCGGGCCGACAGTTGCCAAGTTGCCGCGCCAGCTCTACCTGATCACGCGGCAGGCGCCTAGCAGCATCGAGCAAGGCGATCTCATCGATCTGAGCAGGGGGTTCGGGAGTGGTCTCTACTACAGCGGTGGCCGGGCGAGGAGGGGCATTCGTTGAGCCGGTGACCGGTTTCGATACGGCAGTGGGTGCTACCGGCGGAGGATCAACCGGCGCCATACAACCTACTAGTACCAGGAGAATGAGAAAAAGGGAGCTGAGGATATTGGGTTTCATAACAACCTTTAGTTCATTCCTAATCAACAGGAGAGAGGATGGGGAACCCTTACCATAGTGGTATGCTGCCGTTATCACCATCATTCATTATGGGTGATCTTCGCGCACAATGCAACACGAATACGATGGTGAAATAAAAGCGCAGCGCTGCTACCTCCTTTCGATGGTAAGCCTGTGGCTGAAAATAATCCTCTCACCTGAGTTTTGATAGGTGCTGCTGAAGCGTGGCTTTAGCAGTCTACCCGTAACCCCCACATCC comes from Chloroflexus sp. Y-396-1 and encodes:
- a CDS encoding proton-conducting transporter membrane subunit, with translation MNEALVQNVALLGYLPSLLLITVALLAAVNLLRSVDLTFQLGRLIGIGSFLLLLGIGMVVLTSGPMVSPIIGSGEIGLQIRFDALSVLLSWLVILLGTLLIQFSRNYLDGDPRQKVFFLRLYLTISAVLLMILAGNLWQLVLAWIGTSLALHELLVFYPERPRAIRAARKKFIVARVGDLCLIVAAILLSQDFGTTDIGAIRDAAINALASGNILNGAATAAILIAIAASLKSAMFPFHGWLLEVMETPTPVSALLHAGLLNAGIFLVVRFGEVVFLSTPALIFLIVIGGFTAIFASSSMITQSSVKVSLAYSSAAHMAFMLMLCGFGAHTVAIMHLIAHSCYKAHAFLSSGSIIEYVRNTGVQRLDKVPHPLALLANIALATAIFLAVATAMGIDLTKRPAETAMVTIFMIAVAYLIVKGNTGRAPLYVISRTTAMAILVTVAFFVLEVLAEALLGRAVAVYPTLNPPVLIMVWVAVAVFAIVVVLSAYLPALVNRPAWRTFYVHLKNGFYANTLFDRLLDTLRLAR
- a CDS encoding LysR family transcriptional regulator is translated as MLNYHHLRYFWIVAHEGNLTRAAQKYNIAQSALSMQISALEEFLGQPLFERVGRRLVLTEAGHIALDFADAIFAKGDELLGTFGRLSESHQKTLRVGALATLSRNFQVGFLRPLFNDPEIKIIVRSGTLDELLGSLKLYDLDVVLATGFHINDQATPWIVHVIDTQPVGLIGQPHPDRYHQPLEALLRSEPLIVPSKESTIRTGFDALVHRLNIQPKIVAEIDDMAMLRLVVREHHGLAVIPPIVVKDELQNGSLVEYAELPDLVETFCAITLARRFPNPLLGLVLPKHASSEPETTDRSLPT
- a CDS encoding multidrug efflux SMR transporter, encoding MKHWLFLLVAILTEVIATSALKASAGFSRVLPSLIVVIGYAISFYAMSLALEAIPVGIAYAVWSGIGIVLITVTAWILYGQRLDLWAMIGIGFIIVGVIILNLLSKVEVH
- a CDS encoding FkbM family methyltransferase, whose amino-acid sequence is MVKDTILQQAIKLLAKSRMFPTNLTPRTQVQTLIEQLHPLAPSTPFTRLGPLGDGGYLVPDDLEGITVCFSPGVGQIADFEQDCARRGMTVFMADASVEGPPYPHPAFRFSKRFIGAFTNGQYITLADWVSQSLPAQETGDLLLQMDIEGAEYEVILATPVELLHRFRIIVAEFHHLDQLWNKWFFLFASHAIEKLLQTHACVHIHPNNRRGAVTIGSITIPRTMEFTFLRRDRLKEHRFRSDFPHPLDADNTVGQALPLPECWYRSST
- a CDS encoding immune inhibitor A domain-containing protein; translation: MKPNILSSLFLILLVLVGCMAPVDPPPVAPTAVSKPVTGSTNAPPRPATAVVETTPEPPAQIDEIALLDAARRLPRDQVELARQLGNCRPAPTECPNVARTEPLDVQVGERRTFFVTDFGTDTQYEITAELRYVGPVVLMYVETGVPYNQAALERAARTFETEIYPRTREIFGSEIQPGVDADNRITILNAVERSRQVLGYYSSSDSLPRQVNRYSNEREMFFMNIELMPFESDTYLDVLAHEFQHMIHQNEQPGSALWLNEGMSQLSEDLNGFQSEGFIPLYLRNTDIQLTGWGFAPGQSGGHYGAAHLFMRYIYAQYAGKEQLRPLIRADAGNNLEAFVELAAQIRPDIVHFRQIVADWAVANLIDNPRVGDGRYTYDTGAELSNLLPRKVRPTPIGNRYRDDIVQFGIDYLALPSNTRTVTFRGDQTVRIAGQMPRGRYAWWSNRSDDSIATLTQAFDLRNVSSATLIFDTWFEIEDDYDYAFVTVSTDNGQTWETLPGKWTTDYDPQGVNYGHGLTGVSGRPDADLEDGLRGIWVTEQMDLTPFVGQEILLRFWSVNDQGVHAPGMLIDNIAIPEIGFRDDVESGTGDWDAVGFVRIDGDLPQLWELRLVRTASDGRITVEALVPDATGAATATLNPNERGVLIVIAATPHSSERSQYEVICAE